From the Romeriopsis navalis LEGE 11480 genome, one window contains:
- a CDS encoding GNAT family N-acetyltransferase, with protein MPRLVPPQCLIRPSQIQDLKQLAQLDRAWEESLAPNHTKHWRNAAAIAFAIFILSVSLKDLKLLGLILLGFTPLYLIFGWVYWLSQNPLAQDWINYWVIECNGKIIAAAKWEHYESYSELQQLYVQPKWRFNRLGSSLIERLISQTPQPIYVISDRNHSRYFARFGFTPVDWDNLPKNFPVPDFAVPGVERSADNQIPMVLNPAPTVQRRLEGSSNRPVQVWSGIQAKIYNRPYEE; from the coding sequence ATGCCGCGCCTTGTTCCACCCCAATGCCTGATCCGCCCCTCTCAGATTCAGGATCTCAAACAACTAGCGCAGCTCGATCGTGCCTGGGAGGAGTCCCTCGCGCCAAATCACACGAAACATTGGCGCAACGCTGCTGCCATCGCTTTCGCGATATTCATCCTCAGCGTCAGCCTCAAAGACCTCAAACTACTCGGGCTGATTTTGCTGGGTTTCACGCCGCTCTACTTAATCTTCGGCTGGGTTTATTGGCTCAGTCAAAATCCCCTCGCCCAAGACTGGATCAACTATTGGGTGATTGAATGTAATGGCAAAATCATCGCTGCTGCCAAGTGGGAACATTACGAGTCTTACTCTGAGCTACAGCAACTTTACGTCCAACCCAAATGGCGGTTCAACCGTTTAGGTTCATCCCTGATCGAACGACTCATCAGCCAAACACCACAACCGATTTATGTGATTAGCGATCGCAACCACAGTCGCTACTTCGCGCGGTTTGGGTTTACACCGGTCGATTGGGATAATTTACCCAAGAATTTTCCAGTCCCAGACTTTGCCGTACCGGGCGTCGAACGATCAGCGGACAACCAAATCCCGATGGTGCTGAATCCCGCCCCCACCGTCCAACGTCGGTTAGAAGGCAGTTCAAATCGACCAGTGCAAGTTTGGAGTGGGATCCAAGCAAAGATCTACAATCGCCCCTACGAGGAATAG
- the ndhN gene encoding NAD(P)H-quinone oxidoreductase subunit N: MFSLITTGGKFIKDVETHGAVAVYAPLEGGYEGRYLRRMRAKGYEALSISARGLGDLQAYLMDVHGVRPPHLGKKSKSSDACVGSVYYVPPIVGTQLDNLSPRRKGLILWIVEGFVLTNEELNYLKDLAKSEPRLKIVIEMGGERYFRWQPLVQSIAA; encoded by the coding sequence ATGTTTTCTCTCATTACGACCGGCGGCAAGTTTATCAAAGATGTGGAAACCCACGGCGCGGTCGCGGTATATGCCCCCCTGGAAGGTGGCTATGAAGGTCGTTATCTGCGACGGATGCGTGCCAAAGGCTATGAAGCACTCAGTATTTCGGCACGGGGTTTAGGTGACTTGCAAGCCTATCTAATGGATGTGCATGGCGTGCGCCCACCGCACTTGGGCAAAAAGAGCAAGTCGAGTGATGCCTGTGTCGGCAGTGTGTATTACGTGCCCCCGATCGTTGGAACGCAGCTCGATAACCTATCGCCCCGGCGCAAGGGCTTAATCCTCTGGATTGTCGAAGGCTTCGTGCTGACCAATGAAGAACTGAACTACTTGAAGGATTTAGCCAAGTCTGAACCACGCTTGAAGATTGTGATCGAAATGGGGGGAGAACGGTATTTCCGTTGGCAGCCCTTGGTGCAGTCGATCGCGGCTTAA
- a CDS encoding glycosyltransferase produces MASSPTALIYRFKLLPFSETFIQNQAESLQHFQPHYLGLRSVPGIATAPDRTTILNPDQTVRGKIRETRFKLLGQTSRVSIRPQLIHAHFADDGAIVLPLAKRLNLPLVVTCHGYEILSQDRTRRSSAYQRLYRHRKPMLKKMARLFIGVSDFLTQELIKQGFPAEKVVRHYIGIDTQKFRPSRAIQREPVVLFTGRLVEKKGCEYLLRAMADVQRILPQVKLVVIGDGRLRESLENMASQTLGNYEFLGAQPVSVVQSWMARAQVFCVPSVTADCGDAETFGMVFAEAQAMGLPVVSFASGGIPESVAHGETGFLVAERDWQGLAQHILDLLQNPQLWHRLSYQGPEYVRRNFDLATQTRKLEALYYDRVLSA; encoded by the coding sequence ATCGTTTTAAGTTGCTTCCTTTCTCGGAAACCTTTATTCAAAATCAAGCTGAGAGTCTTCAGCATTTTCAGCCACACTATCTTGGTCTGCGATCGGTGCCTGGGATTGCGACGGCTCCCGATCGTACGACCATCCTTAATCCTGACCAGACCGTGCGGGGGAAAATCCGTGAAACCCGGTTTAAGCTGTTGGGTCAGACGTCACGGGTATCGATTCGCCCGCAGCTGATTCATGCGCATTTTGCCGATGATGGTGCAATCGTTTTACCGTTGGCGAAGCGATTGAATTTACCGTTGGTTGTAACGTGTCATGGCTACGAGATTTTGTCGCAAGATCGAACTCGGCGATCGTCGGCTTATCAACGGCTTTATCGCCATCGCAAGCCAATGCTCAAGAAGATGGCGCGGTTGTTTATTGGCGTGTCGGACTTTTTGACCCAAGAACTTATTAAACAGGGATTTCCGGCAGAGAAAGTGGTGCGTCATTATATTGGGATTGACACGCAGAAATTTCGACCGAGTCGGGCGATTCAACGTGAACCAGTTGTGTTGTTTACGGGGCGCTTAGTGGAGAAAAAGGGGTGCGAATATCTGTTGCGGGCGATGGCTGATGTGCAGCGAATTCTGCCTCAGGTGAAGTTGGTGGTGATTGGGGATGGACGGCTGCGCGAGTCGCTGGAAAATATGGCGAGTCAGACGTTAGGAAATTATGAATTTCTGGGGGCGCAGCCAGTCTCGGTTGTGCAGTCTTGGATGGCTCGGGCACAGGTGTTCTGTGTGCCAAGTGTGACGGCAGATTGCGGTGATGCGGAAACGTTTGGCATGGTCTTTGCCGAGGCCCAGGCGATGGGGTTGCCGGTAGTCAGTTTCGCCAGTGGTGGTATCCCCGAATCGGTCGCACATGGTGAGACGGGTTTTTTGGTGGCGGAACGTGATTGGCAAGGGCTAGCGCAGCATATCCTGGATTTGCTCCAAAACCCGCAACTGTGGCATCGCTTGAGTTACCAAGGGCCAGAATATGTTCGACGTAATTTTGACCTGGCAACCCAGACCCGCAAATTGGAAGCGTTATATTACGATCGGGTTTTATCCGCGTGA